The Manis javanica isolate MJ-LG chromosome 4, MJ_LKY, whole genome shotgun sequence genome contains a region encoding:
- the LOC118973979 gene encoding LOW QUALITY PROTEIN: uncharacterized protein (The sequence of the model RefSeq protein was modified relative to this genomic sequence to represent the inferred CDS: substituted 2 bases at 2 genomic stop codons), with amino-acid sequence MNHLDSSSNPSSTTSSTPSSPVPFLTSSNPPSTTTPANPSPSQQEGRFSFPGQSKDPGLVALTQTSPREFPAQLRGAAHPQGLLHKPCFTLRLNDQPKADMLEDYGAEAEEPEANKSEAEDNEDEVDDLPSPRRPWRGPISHKASQTSVYLQEWDISFEQVELGEPIGQGRWGRVHCGCWHGEVAIRLLEMHHHNQDHLKLFKKEEAAVARPPALAIPLKRGGRGPGCKSAGLQERRPAGSRGSCRARGAASPRPAGLAPRRRPRPGSPPCAQASAPGHLAAGILRPLLLTALCLAGRLTPTRACQLPSEWRPLSEGCRAELAETIVYAKVLALHREVRGLYNYLPWHYEPSEAGLLYSTEVEMLCDQAWGSMLEVPTGSRLTFMGLGYFWCHSHAVVQDYSYFFFLRMDENYNLLPHGVNFQDAIFPDTQENRSMFSSLFQFSNCSQGQQLVTFPSDXEIQEDNRLMCSSVQKALFEXEDHIKKLQQKVATLEKLNKQLRERVKKVKRSLWQAQKNGRHLGMVNQNLSKKLAATAGAIPHINALGQETAGATYLRG; translated from the exons ATGAACCACCTGGACTCCAGCAGCAACCCGTCCTCTACCACGTCCTCCACACCCTCCTCGCCGGTGCCCTTCCTGACATCGTCCAACCCGCCCAGCACCACCACACCAGCCAACCCCTCACCCAGCCAGCAGGAAGGCAGGTTCAGCTTTCCAG GTCAGAGTAAGGATCCAGGCCTGGTGGCCCTTACTCAGACCTCTCCCAGGGAATTCCCTGCCCAGCTAAGAGGAGCAGCCCACCCTCAGGGTCTCCTTCACAAACCCTGCTTTACTCTTAGGCTCAATGACCAGCCAAAAGCAGACATGTTGGAGGATTATGGAGCAGAG gcTGAGGAGCCCGAGGCCAATAAGTCAGAGGCAGAAGACAACGAGGATGAGGTGGATGACCTGCCAAGCCCCCGCCGGCCGTGGAGGGGCCCCATCTCTCACAAGGCCAGCCAGACCAGCGTGTACCTGCAGGAGTGGGACATCTCCTTTGAGCAGGTGGAACTGGGTGAGCCCATTGGGCAGGGCCGCTGGGGCCGGGTGCACTGTGGCTGCTGGCACGGCGAGGTGGCCATCCGCCTGCTGGAGATGCACCACCACAACCAGGACCACCTGAAGCTGtttaagaaagaa GAGGCGGCGGTGGCCCGCCCGCCCGCCCTCGCCATCCCTTTAAAGCGTGGCGGGCGAGGGCCGGGCTGCAAGAGCGCCGGGCTGCAAGAGCGCCGCCCCGCTGGGAGCCGCGGGAGCTGCCGGGCGCGTGGGGCTGCCTCTCCCCGCCCGGCGGGCCTGGCTCCCCGGCGCCGCCCGCGCCCGGGCTCCCCGCCATGCGCCCAGGCTAGCGCCCCCGGGCACCTAGCTGCTGGCATCCTACGCCCGCTCCTACTCACCGCGCTCTGCCTGGCCGGCCGGCTCACACCCACCCGCGCCTGCCAGCTGCCCTCTGAGTGGCGCCCCCTGAGCGAGGGCTGCCGCGCCGAGCTGGCCGAGACCATCGTATACGCCAAGGTGCTGGCGCTGCACCGGGAGGTGCGCGGCCTCTACAACTATCTGCCGTGGCACTACGAGCCCAGCGAGGCGGGGCTCCTCTACTCCACCGAGGTCGAGATGCTGTGCGACCAGGCATGGGGCAGCATGCTCGAGGTGCCCACGGGCTCCAGGCTCACCTTCATGGGCCTGGGCTACTTCTGGTGTCACTCCCACGCCGTGGTCCAGGATTACTCGTATTTCTTCTTCCTGAGGATGGATGAAAATTATAACCTCTTGCCTCATGGAGTAAATTTCCAAGATGCCATCTTTCCAGACACTCAAGAGAACAGAAGTATGTTTTCCAGCCTTTTCCAGTTTTCCAACTGTTCTCAAGGGCAGCAACTGGTGACATTTCCCAGTGACTAGGAGATCCAGGAAGACAATAGGCTCATGTGCTCCTCAGTGCAGAAGGCCTTGTTTGAGTAGGAGGACCACATCAAGAAACTGCAGCAGAAGGTGGCCACTCTGGAGAAGCTGAACAAACAGCTCCGCGAACGGGTGAAGAAGGTCAAGAGGTCTTTATGGCAGGCACAGAAGAACGGCCGCCACCTGGGAATGGTGAACCAGAACCTCAGCAAGAAGCTGGCAGCCACGGCCGGTGCCATCCCGCATATCAACGCCCTGGGGCAGGAGACTGCAGGGGCCACCTACCTGCGGGGGTAG